From the genome of Thermosynechococcus sp. NK55a:
TCAAGGTAAAAATCCTCACCAAAGGTCGCTTGATACCAGGCAGCAACACTGCGGGCCAACTCTGGCTTGCCCTGCAAAATGGCTTGGGGAATCTCACCGCCGAGGCAAGCACTGGTGACAATTAGCCCCTCACGGTATTGAGCCAACAGTTCTTTGTTGATGCAGGGGCGGGCAAAAATTCCCTTGCCCTGAAAGCCCTGAAGGTGAGAGATGGTGGTGAGTTTGCAGAGGTTATGGTAGCCCTGTTTATTTTTGGCCAGCACCACTTGGTGAAAGCGGGGTTTGCGCTCCTGCTTGGTGATGTCGCCATTGATGACATACATTTCATTGCCGATAATAGGCTTGATGGGCTTACCACGGCAGAGCTTTAGCAGTTCAATGGCACCATACATTACCCCGTGGTCCGTGAGGGCGATCGCGGGCATCCCCAATTCCATTGCCCGTGCCACTAGGTCGGGAAGCTGGCTGGCACCATCAAGAAGACTGTAATCACTGTGAATATGCAGACCGACAAAGGACATGGGCAACGGCTATCAACTTAGGAAAAAGCAAGAGACTAGGACAACTCAGGCAAGCTGTTGAGATAGGCCTTGAAATCCGCTTCAGCCTCGCGGAAGCTCTCTTGAGCTAGGGTGATACTATCGAGATCTGCCCCCTGATCAATTTTCAGGAAGTCATCGGTCAAGGCACGGGTCAAGGCCGTGGGGGTGGGTTGATCCTTTGCCAAAAGGTTGCGGTTGAGGGCTCGCATATCCATCAACATTTCACCGAGAGGGCCGCGCATAATGTTGCGGGCTTCCTGCCAATCACCTTTGGCTATGCTGACCTCTAAGTCAGCAAGGCGTTCGGCATTTTTCTCAATGTCGCTCAGGTAGTCTTGAATGCGAGTAATTTGCAACTCACTATAGGTGGGTGGGGGTGGGGTTGTGGCACTGGGGCCGCCACAGCCGACTAAAATAATAGCAACAATGCTTAATAGGATTGAAATTAGGGACTTTCGATTTAGACGCAGCATAGAACCTCAGCAGTCATATCGTGTCTTAAAAAACACGGTTCTATTCTGCCATGATCCCGTCGCGATCGCCCGCGCTGCAGCGAAGCTGTTTGCTCCCTTAGGGTATCTCTGTAGGGCAATCCCTGACACTGAGGGGATGTCCCCACACCACTGTTGCCTGATCGTAGATCACCATCCCCGGATTAGCGCCCTTCGGTTTTTGCACATACTTGCGGCGGGTATAGACGACGGGCACTTGGGCACTGGCTCGCGCTTGACTATGGTAGGCCGCTAAATCCGCCACGTATTGAATATCTTTGTCACTGGGCACCTCCCCCGCTTCAAGGCGGAGAATGACATGGCTGCCGGGAATCTCTTGGGTGTGAAACCACCAATCGTAGGGACTGGCAACGCGAAAGGTGAGATCGTCATTCTGACGGTTGTTGCGCCCCACAAGAACCGTGAAGCCACTCGGTGTCGTATAGCGTAGGTAGGGACTAGGGGTGGTTGGCGGACGATAGTAATCGGGGGCTATCAGGTATCCCTGTTGAATCAGTTCAGCCCGAATCTCCTCAAGGACATCTAAGGATGTGGCCGTAGCCAGGGTGGCCGCCACCTGATCCAAATAGGCAAGTTCCCCTTCAGCAGCCGTGAGGAGTGGGGTAATGTGCTGCTGGGCACGTTTCAGTTTTTGGTGTTGCCTGTATAACTCCTGAGCCGTTTGGATGGCGCTTTTTTCTGGGGAGAGGGCAATGGCGAGGGGTTCTTGGGTGGTAAAGTCCGTCACAATCAGTTCGGTCATGCCGGGTTGCCACAGGTGGGCATGGGCCATGAGTAAATCTGCGAGGTACCGTTGGCGATCGCCAACGGCGGCAGCAGCTAATTGTTCTCGAAAGCCCTCAATTTTGGCGATGAGTTTTTGCCGTTGTGCCTGTAGGCTCTGGTGTAACTGTTGCTGAAGTTGCTGTGTTTGCTGCTGCTGGAGTTGGTCTTGGTAATAGGTGGCCAGAATCTCGTGGATGCTAATGGTTGAGGGGGTCTGCACTCCAAGAGGGGGAATGACGCGATAGCCCGTTGCTGTGAATTGAGGCACAAAATGCCCCCTCTCTAAACACTCCAGCCAGTGCTGCCAATGGTCAAACAGCCGCCGCCACTCTTCAGCGCTTAGATCCGTAGTGCGATGCTCTGGGGGCAAAGCGGCATCGGCAAGTAGTTGCTGTACCAACGCAGGACTCAAGCCCCGATAGGCCTTCAGGAGTTGCTGCCGCAGCAGTCCGGGGATCACACTCACCTGTTGTTGCCATTGCTCAAAGGGAATCTCGCTACTGGGCAGCGCTGCTGTCAGGGGGGGTGGGGGCACATAGGGCTGACCGGTGAGAATGGGCCGCAAGCGGGACTGCTGGGGGCTGACTTGGTGGGCGGCGGTAACAATTTCCCCTTCAGCGTTTACCAGTATCACGTTGCTGTACTTGCCCATGATCTCGGCATAGAGACGCCACTGCGTTGCTTCCTGCAGGCGGGGCGCAAATTCCAAAACCACAACGCGCTCCCAAGGGTTGACTAGACCAACCTGCACAAGGGCAAGGCGATTGAGTTGGGCATGAAGCTGCTGACTAAAGGTAAAGGTGTCTGGCTGGCGGGGGGGCGGTGGTTCAAAGGCAATGCGTGCCGCTTGGGGATGCCAACTGAGGGTCAGCCAACCCTGTTTTTTCAGCGTGCGTAGAGCCAAGGCAATCGTGTGGCGATCGCGCTGGTAAACCGTTTCGAGCCGTGCTGGTAGCCAATGTTGGAGATCGGCACAAACAGCACGCAGAGTAGTCAAATCAACGGGTTGCACCGTCCAAACTCCGCAGGATTTTTTGAGGGAATCGGCATCAAGCTATACTAGTCTAGCCACTCTCTGGCCTTTTGCCACCCTGTGCTTGCTATGGCACTTTCCCGTCAATATCTACCCCCTTACCCCTGGCTCAGCCTTGGCGACGGGCGATCGCCACCAGCATTGACTTTATCCTGATCTGGCTGACGAGCGTTGTCGGTATCACACCAGCAGCAGCGATTCAGTGGGGACAACTGTTTGTCTTTGCCATCGTTTGGTGGTTACTGCGGGTGGCAATGGTCAACCGCAATAAAGGTCAAAGCCCCGGCCATTGGTTGATGAATGCGCGACTGTTGGATCAGCGGCAGCGAACACCGGATCTGCTCTCCCTCAGCAAGCGAGAACTGGTGATTGGCATCGGGGCACTGCTGACATTGGTGGGCTTGGAATCCTATGGTCCGAGTATGGCCCTCCTTATTTTGGCCCTGCCCCTAGCCGTTGACTGCAGTCTGGCGTGGATTGATGAAGAACACCGCACGCTCCACGATCGCCTAGGCGGCACAAAGGTGTATCGCTGTCGGCGCGGCTTTGCCCTCGATCGCAAGCTGATTGAATTGGTCAGCAAAATCCGCAAAGATCTGCCATAATTAGAGATCGGCTCACTGGATAGATAGGCAAGACCATGGCTAAAGCAAAAGGCGCCAGAATCATTATCACCCTAGAGTGCACAGAGTGCCGCACTAATCCGGCACAGCGATCGCCC
Proteins encoded in this window:
- the psbQ gene encoding photosystem II protein PsbQ, which translates into the protein MLRLNRKSLISILLSIVAIILVGCGGPSATTPPPPTYSELQITRIQDYLSDIEKNAERLADLEVSIAKGDWQEARNIMRGPLGEMLMDMRALNRNLLAKDQPTPTALTRALTDDFLKIDQGADLDSITLAQESFREAEADFKAYLNSLPELS
- a CDS encoding NFACT family protein, producing MQPVDLTTLRAVCADLQHWLPARLETVYQRDRHTIALALRTLKKQGWLTLSWHPQAARIAFEPPPPRQPDTFTFSQQLHAQLNRLALVQVGLVNPWERVVVLEFAPRLQEATQWRLYAEIMGKYSNVILVNAEGEIVTAAHQVSPQQSRLRPILTGQPYVPPPPLTAALPSSEIPFEQWQQQVSVIPGLLRQQLLKAYRGLSPALVQQLLADAALPPEHRTTDLSAEEWRRLFDHWQHWLECLERGHFVPQFTATGYRVIPPLGVQTPSTISIHEILATYYQDQLQQQQTQQLQQQLHQSLQAQRQKLIAKIEGFREQLAAAAVGDRQRYLADLLMAHAHLWQPGMTELIVTDFTTQEPLAIALSPEKSAIQTAQELYRQHQKLKRAQQHITPLLTAAEGELAYLDQVAATLATATSLDVLEEIRAELIQQGYLIAPDYYRPPTTPSPYLRYTTPSGFTVLVGRNNRQNDDLTFRVASPYDWWFHTQEIPGSHVILRLEAGEVPSDKDIQYVADLAAYHSQARASAQVPVVYTRRKYVQKPKGANPGMVIYDQATVVWGHPLSVRDCPTEIP
- a CDS encoding RDD family protein; amino-acid sequence: MPPCACYGTFPSISTPLPLAQPWRRAIATSIDFILIWLTSVVGITPAAAIQWGQLFVFAIVWWLLRVAMVNRNKGQSPGHWLMNARLLDQRQRTPDLLSLSKRELVIGIGALLTLVGLESYGPSMALLILALPLAVDCSLAWIDEEHRTLHDRLGGTKVYRCRRGFALDRKLIELVSKIRKDLP